The Botrytis cinerea B05.10 chromosome 6, complete sequence region CTGTTTGGGAATAATCTACTACAGAGGATCATCGTCTTTGAAGGATTGAAACAATTGTACAGTGAgagggatgaggatgatgaatcatTGTCAGTAGTAGTTTTATTGTTCGTTGGTAGAGTTAGTGACGGCATGAAGATCATGAGATAGATACTGAGAATGGCTGAAGGTACCCAGAGGAGATAAATCTGAACAAGGCAGCTGCGAGTTTCTCAGGAGCAAGATTAAATCAAATGATAAAAGCATTCATTAAAAACTACAGATACAAAGCCTCCAAGCCCATAATCGTATTCCCACCCCACCCCCTCAAAACCTTTTTAGCCCTCCCGTTCACCAAACCCTTCATTCCCAAATTCAACACCCGTATTCTCAGATCGTGTGTGATCAATTACCACCCCGTTCTGATTCCAACATTATCGTCAttagagaaaagaaaagaaaaacattgATCCATTCCGAGTAGAGCAGTAATAGCAGCTTTTGAAGCAAAATCAAAGAGATCTTGGGAATACCCGCCACTAATTCAGTCCATTCTTTTAACACCGTCACAAGCTAATTATGCCTAGacaatctttccattcaGCATTATTCTTCCTGAATTCAAAAGTTGTTCGGCCATTATGCGAGTTCTTCTTGACGACCTCTTAGTTCACCATTGGTGATGCTACcttgatgagaatgagcaatctcctcttcctcctcctcatcttcgtaTTCATCACCACCTTTGTGAACTTCAGCTGGTACCCAAAGACCACTCTCGTTGTCATTCAATGGTTGATCTTGGCCGGTAAGGTCATGGCCTTGAGCGTTACGTTGAATGTTGTTTCTTCTACGTTGAGACAAAGTACGAGCGCGAGTAGAAAGGTTGGAAGAGACAGCCGCATTGGAGTTAACCCAGTTGGTTAGAGAATCCTCACAATCTTGAATGATGGCCTTGCTAGCTTCATATCCATCATATGCTTGTCGAGTCTCACCTGGTGTGACAGGGGTATCATCAACAAGTTCCAAAAGATGTTTTCCGTAACCAGCAATGATAGCGACCTTTTCGCAATGTTCGCGGAGAGCATCGAATTGATAGGTGTAAGCAGCCTTGAGCTTCTCACGGGTAATGTTGGAAAGTTGGGCTTCAGCGACCAAAGATTCGGCCTCAGCACGAACCAGTTCTTGCTCAAGAACGACAATTCTTGGAGATTCTGGCTCCTTGTATTTGAGTTGAGCAATTTGATCAGTGATCTTTTGCTTGCGATCTCTGCTTGGCTGAACGGAAGCTTCGATGTTCCTGATGCTCTTAATGGTAACACGATATTGGTCATAACGATCAACATATTGGTCCTCAAGTTCACCAATTTCGTAGAGCAATACACCGAGCTTATCGGTAACATCTGATACATCCTCGTCGCAAGCCTCGCCCCAAATGGAGAGTTGTTGCTATGCTATGTTAAATCGGTGCGCTTGAAtgtgatgaagagaattACTTACTGCTACctccattctctctcttccgaCGAGTTCCATACTGCGCATGacattcttctccatcttcacgAGTTGACCAAGCTTTTTGGAAAGCTCTGGCCCTCTCGTGTTGAGGGCAGAGTGTGTCTTGAGTCGCATAGCATGGCCTGAAATGATAGTTGTTAGCAAATCGTCCCTTGAATACGACGGCCAATGTCCTTCTCCATAGCTATCGCAACGAGCATCGCAACAAATTCACGACAGCGACAGATATCATGATATCCGACACAAACATGCCGTTATTTTGTACACCCCGAGGAGTGTGTTCATCATCGAATCCCCTCCGGAAGGGCCGTGCAGAGCAACTCGATGTACTGCTCTTCCCTTTCGTTTCCACCCCTCTCCTATGTACAGAAGCTTCCGCATACCCCACATCCATCATGTAGAACACATCGTAGACGTCATAGAAGAAATGTACTGACCGATACCGCTTCTGCCGAAGAACTTTCCAGACTTGGTACTcgaaggtggtggtggagggtTTTGGAGTTGCGAGGCCtatggaggagagaggagagactCGTCAGTAAAAGCTCATATCAATACCGCGAACAGACACGCCCCCGCCAATTCATTTCGCATGTGTAGCTTACAGTTGGAGCCCGCGATTGTCTCATGGAATATGTGCGATGCATTGTGAGGTTGTGGGATTGTTTTGCTCGAAGCGTATCTTTGTTGTGCTGCGGGCCAGGGGCTTTTGATGATTCGAAGCTGTGGATGAGATGTATCGTAGACACGGGAGGGATTGtgtgatgatggagagagcAATAGATTAATGAATTGATCGAAACGAGAAGGAAGCTTCgggaggatggatggttgATATTGCTTTCGTGCGGATCTGGAGAGTTAAGTGGGACATGTACGCTTTTAGTTCACAGGTTCATGACGATCATACGAATGCTGGGTCATAGTTGAGAACTTGAGAATGGCTGTAACAAGGAAATGACGTCGGTTGCTCTTAGTCGATTGGGGGGGGAAAAGGGTGATTTTGCGTGTTTGGCCAATCACATCACGTATTTGGATTAGAGCCGGAAACATCAACAGGATTTTGGTATGGCTGTATCTGTACCATGcgcatcatatcatatcatatatcgTGTACCGGTATGAGATGTGTGAATTCGATGTGTATATacgatatacatatatacgATATATacgatatacatatatacgatatatacgatatatatatatatatatatgtgtgtgtgtgtgtatgtaccCAGCACGCAGCTTTGATCTTCATCATGGAtgtacacacatacatacgttAGATCTTCAGTGTGCAGAATGCAGACTACGAGCTCTGGATGGAGATTAATTTGTAACAtgctccaccaccaccagcatCCATCGTTTCCATTGAGCATTCGTtggtatatgtatgtgtatgtacaTGTACGTacatgtatggatgtatatgtgtatgtatgtatctgtCTATGCGTGAGTATGTCAAAACACCGATCAACATCACTCCAGATAAAGTTCGCAACCTCGAATCAAGCTCGACTATCTATACTTCCACGCAAATCCACAGCATCAATTCTCGCGTCAACGTCAATGTCAACATCGACATCAACACCAACGTcattctcctctccaccctCCTTGTTCTTGCCAATAATCCAACACGGGAACTTCTCGGAAACGCTACCTATACCCGTTTCGTACGTTCCCAGTCCCGATCCCGTAGTGTTTGGAGAGCGTCCAGTCTAGCGCCGGCAGCtatcgattttgatttttggccTCAGCTGCTCAGCTCCCCCTTTTGCTCGTCCAAACCAAGGAATGGGGCGGTGTTGGGCACAGAGATTTGAGTTTCTCTATGCCTTGGCAGATCGGTCGGTGGGTGCTGGGCGCTTGGTCTGGTCAAACCCAATCCGCACGATGGCGACGGGGAGTCACGTGGCGTATGTATGTTCATGATTGATCTTGCCCTTGGGttcttttgtttcctttGCCTTTCTGCTTGCTGgatattcttttttcgaaTCTTCCAgtctttgtctttgtcttTCTAGAACAGCCAGATAGTTACTGAGTCTTGCACACAAAAGACTCGATACCTCCTCCACCATTTTTAACAAAGAAAAGCACAATGTCCAAGTCGTTGTTTATCACTATAAGACATACACACAACTCCTATCCATCCCCTATATAAACACCAACTTCCCCCCCAGTAGTCCCACACCCCGAGTCTACCGCAACCGCAAATCTACATTCTCAAAaccaagcaaaagcaaaagcaaaagcaaaagtagAATATAGTAACCCCCaaccccatccccatccccatccccatctaaGATGAAATCCACAACTCTCACCAGCATATCAATCCTCCTCACCAGCACACTCACCACGGCAATCCAGCTACCAAATCCCAACCCCCACAACTTCAACCACACGCATCCATCTCAGAGCAACTATACTAGCACCTCGACTGATAGCCGTAAGTCGAGACCAACAACTATGATTACATTACCCTGTGGTGTGTTTGTGCAGACGAGACTGCCGACTGCTACTCAAAGTATGGATTGAGAATGCCCAACGACCGAGGGCGAGATGTGGATGAATGGTGAGTATCGagttggagaggagaggagaggagaggagagagaagagaggataAATAAATCTTGTCGTGAGTTCTTGAGACTGGATGGCTTTTTCTTATTATcgtattaatattaatatttttttattttatttttttccactttgaatcttgaatcgtGAGTTTGGAATTGTGAATTGTGAATTGTGAATTTgctattcctattcctattaCTATTATCgtatctatataattttgaattataacACCTAcctaatatatacatatctaatAAGTAGTATACctagtataatataatatcatcccatctcatcccttcccttctcttttGCCCATGTGAAATCTAATCAGTCTTCCTATTACTTTATTACAATATCATCCAATGGTTTGAGACGACACGTGATCATTTTGCATATATCATATTGGATAGTTATCCTTATTAATATCTCGACTGGATGGTATTAACTAACGAAATGAACGAAATCCCTTTCTAGATCTTTCTtcactcttcctcttcctctttgtGCTTGAACCGTTACTGTTGGTCTTGGTAtatttcatctccatcgccaTACCTAAGTAGCTGTACATTGAAGGGAAGATCTTTCgacttcctctcctcttcccttctcctcctcttcccttctcctcctcttcccttctcctcctcttcccttctcctcctcttcccttcttctcctcttcccttctcctcctcttcccttctcctcctcttcccttcttctcctcttccacttCCTTTCCCCAAgctctctatctatctgtctctATAtgtctttctctccttctctccctctctctccctctctctctctctgtatGTCTTTCTCACTCTCTCTCTGTatgtctctctctccctctctctccctctctccacaTCACAATCACAGGATTTCAAGCCCGTGCAGCAATAAGCATATCCCAAATAACCGACGATACGAGGAAAGATAACAGAATCATGATCTACACGCAGAGACCCAGATAAGAAGATTGAACTGATGCAATGATGTCCAGGGATGTATTCCCTCCTGCGAATGCATAACCACAATTGGAATATGCTCGTACAATCAATACATCACAGGAATTCCTTGAGGTAGGTATGCACAACACACCATCGACTGGCCCTGGTGCACTTGAAAAGCCACATTATTGCAGGTGCCATCATTCCTTCCTGTCATGTAGCCATTTTGCCTCGTTTGCTTGCTCGTCTCATCGCCGTGATTGATAAAAAGCTTGAATCCGGAAATCTGCAGATGGAGAGACCATAGACCAAGGATCATGACCATGACCTGACCATACCTCGCATACCCACCCATACATCCATCTAAAAAGCGGGGAAAAGCTATCGCGGAACCTCGGAAATTGTATTACTCATTGCGGAAGCTGATAGGCCAATTGAAAGTCACTGCATGCAATCGAAGGCGAGCGGCACGTGAGCTAGTCCCTAATGGGAAGGTGCGTACTCCAGTCCAGTCCCGATGATTAAGCTTTTGGTGGTTCTTGGCATATTCACCTGCCGCATATGTTATAAAGCTTCAAAGCGACCCTGCTGTACCTTATACCATGGCTCGGATGATACTCTTTGGTACCACATCGGCTTGTCGTGGCGGGGCACGTCAGTATCTTCATGAACGATCATTCGCTCAGACGAGATCTTCGCCTGCAAGTACCAAAATTGTGCGGGCGAGATACACGAGCGTTGCCAGGTACAAGGGGAAATTCGACGTTGTGTGATCCGAGGTGTTGATGGCAAAATGGGATGGCCAGAGGTTGGGGAAAGTATTGATAAAGAGCTGCGTTTCCTGACCGTTGTGTTGGTTCTGATACCTCCTCACCTCCTTCTCCACccatctcttctcctctccctcctttcCTCACCGTTCCCgctttctccctcttcatctGTGAAGATTCAATCGATCACCCGTcaattgatatcatcaagCTTCTCCAATCATGATGTATCCCAAAACCGCCATTTGTGCGGGTCTGCTTTCCCAAGCTCTCCCAGCATATGGTGCCGTCATGGAGAAATTGGCTGCAGCACCTAGCGGATGGACTGCTGCTTCGGAAACAGATTCGAGTGCGGCCATCACCCTCACAGTTGGTCTCGCTATGCAAAATCTGGATCAATTGGAGGCCAAACTTCTTGCCGTTTCAACACCAGGAAATGCAGAGTACGGAAACCATCTCGACATTGATGAGGCTAATGCTTTGTTCGCCCCTTCTGCGGATGCAAGTAGCGCTGTTACTTCATGGTTGACAAGTGCCGGTGCTCAAAACATTGTGAGCGATGGATCGACCATCTCCTTTGCCACCACCATTGAGAAGGCCAATTCGATGCTTAACgcaaaattcaaaagctaTACAAGCAATGGCGTAACAAAAGTCCGAACTACTCAATACTCCGTCCCAGATGATGTTGCTGAACATATCGAGCTCATCTCTCCAACAACTTACTTCGGAAAGACAGTCGCAAACGCACCAACTAAGATTGCAAAGAGAGATACTTCAGCTACGAAAGTAACTGTTGATGCTGCTTGCTCAACATCCATTACTCCTAAATGTATCAAGGAATTATACAACATCGGAGATTACACCCCTTCAGTTTCATCCGGAAGCAGAATCGGATTCGGTAGTTTCCTCAACCAATCAGCTCTCTATACTGATCTTTTCCAATATGAGAGTTACTTTGGTATCCCAGAACAAAACTTCACAGTTACCCTGATCAATGGAGCTACTAATGATCAAAATGAAGCTACTGCTCAAATTGGCGAGGCAAATCTTGATGTTCAAAACATCATTGGTGTTGCTCATCCTTTACCTGTTCAAGAATTCATCACTGGTGGTTCGCCACCATTTATCCCTAACGTTGATTTACCAACTGAGGCCGATAACTCCAATGAGCCATATTTGCCATATTATGAGTACTTGTTGTCTCAACCAAACTCCGCCTTACCACAAGTCATCTCGAACTCTtatggtgatgatgaagatgtatGTTTTCTCTGACTCTCTATCCTTCATCAGGTGTTGCATTGCTAACCCATTATTCAGACAGTTCCATATGCCTATGCTGTACGAGTTTGCAACCTGATCGGTATCATGGGACTTCGTGGTATCTCAGTCCTTGAATCCTCAGGAGACACTGGAGTAGGAGCTGGTTGCGTCGCAAACGATGGTCTCAACACCCCATACTTCCAACCTCAATTCCCTGGTACATGTCCATACATTACATCTGTTGGAGGTACTCAAGCCGTTGCTCCCGAAGTCGCTTGGGATGATGGTTCAGGAGGTTTCTCAAACTACTTCCCTACTGCTTGGTACCAAGTAGCTGCTGTGGATGAATACTTGAACAAGCATATCAGTCCAAGCACCAAGGAATACTATGAGAGCTACACAAACTTTTCAGGAAGAGGTTTCCCAGATATTTCGGCTCATAGTTTGACACCTGAGTATGTTCTCATTCCCtatcaaatctatttatctaAACACTTACTAATCCATAACTAGTTACCAAGTAGTCTACTTCGGTGAACTTTCCCCATCAGGTGGAACGTCCGCCGCCGCTCCCGTAATTGCAGGTATTCTCGGTCTTCTCAACGATGCACGATTCAAAGCAGGAAAGCCAGCACTAGGATTCATTAACCCCCTCCTTTATCTTCTTGGCCAAGGAGCTCTTAATGATATCACCGGAGGAGCAAGCGTAGGATGCAATGGTGTCAATGGACAGACTGGCGCGAAAGTACCTGGAGGAGCAGTCATTCCATACGCAAGTTGGAATGCGACAAAAGGATGGGATCCAGTCACAGGATTGGGAACACCAAACTTTGAGAAGTTGAAGGCACTCGTTTTGAGTTACTAGTTTTGGGTTAGAGGCACCAAATCAGTGGATGATGGATttaggagatggagatgaaaaggttaataaatttatacagatttgtatataaattacgaagaaatgaataattaCAATAGTAAAGGAGATTAAtaattctcaaaatcatgaTCTTTTTCTACTACATTCCATCACATAGCTTTTTCATAACCAGGCTCTCCGATGTATATGTGATCGTGTACACAGCATATCATAACTTGTAGTTATGTAGCTAACCGAACCGAACCGGACTGGACCGAGTCAAGATAACCTTATCACCAAGCCGCAATACTtgatttcatctcatctcaatcaGTGGCACTAAATTCTCACCAAACGGATAATAAGATAAGTAAGCGAGACTAGcttggggatggatggatgtatattAGttgtctatctatttatgatctatctattatctattatctattatctCTTGTTTAGGAGTGGTGGAGTAGCTTACAACCGAATTGTGAGTACAGGTACAGGTATAGGTCCTTCGATATTCCTTGCCATGCCATGCTATTCCGAATATTCCATCTTAACCCAGACGAGCAGAAtgaaatacatacatacgtgGATCGATTCGCCACTTGATAATGAGCTGGGGGTGCTGAGAGAGGAAGTTAATCGGTGGGT contains the following coding sequences:
- the Bctpp2 gene encoding Bctpp2, with amino-acid sequence MMYPKTAICAGLLSQALPAYGAVMEKLAAAPSGWTAASETDSSAAITLTVGLAMQNLDQLEAKLLAVSTPGNAEYGNHLDIDEANALFAPSADASSAVTSWLTSAGAQNIVSDGSTISFATTIEKANSMLNAKFKSYTSNGVTKVRTTQYSVPDDVAEHIELISPTTYFGKTVANAPTKIAKRDTSATKVTVDAACSTSITPKCIKELYNIGDYTPSVSSGSRIGFGSFLNQSALYTDLFQYESYFGIPEQNFTVTLINGATNDQNEATAQIGEANLDVQNIIGVAHPLPVQEFITGGSPPFIPNVDLPTEADNSNEPYLPYYEYLLSQPNSALPQVISNSYGDDEDTVPYAYAVRVCNLIGIMGLRGISVLESSGDTGVGAGCVANDGLNTPYFQPQFPGTCPYITSVGGTQAVAPEVAWDDGSGGFSNYFPTAWYQVAAVDEYLNKHISPSTKEYYESYTNFSGRGFPDISAHSLTPDYQVVYFGELSPSGGTSAAAPVIAGILGLLNDARFKAGKPALGFINPLLYLLGQGALNDITGGASVGCNGVNGQTGAKVPGGAVIPYASWNATKGWDPVTGLGTPNFEKLKALVLSY